The segment GCCGACGACCGAGAACTGCGCGAAACTGTCGCCCCGCCCGACGGCGTTCCCGAACCGCAGCTCCACGGACCCGAGTCCGGGGATCGTTCCGCCCCAGGAAGGCGTGGGGGCGAGCCATCGGGACGCGGCCTCGGGGTCGGTGTGGCGGAGGGTGAATCCGGCGGTGCTCATGACACGCCAGTATGCCCGCGGGCCGTCCCCTGGCGATGCGGGTCCCAACACGCGCCCTGGGAGGGCCCTTTCACGGTTGCGATCGGGTGTACGGCGTGACGGGAACTGTCTCCGTTCGGCACCATGAGAGTGGCCCGTGGCCTTCCCGGGCCGGGGATCGCGGAGGAGGACCGGGATGACTCGCGCGGTGCGGTGGCTGGTGGTCGCGTTGGCGACGGCTGCCACGTTCGGGGTGTGCGTGTGGGTGGTACGGGCGGTGCCGTGGGGGTGGCTGCCCCAAGGCGAGGGCCCCCGGCTCGACACGGCCCTCACCTTCGGCGCGGTGACGGCCGCGGCGGTGCTGGCGGCGGGCGGCTGGTGGGCGTCGCGGGAACTGACGCAGCCCACGCCCACGCCGGCTCCGACCCCGGCACCTCAGCGGGTGAGGAAGCAGCAGGCGACGGCCTCCGGCAAGGCCCAGGTCACCTTGGTCGGCGGCAGCCGGGACCTGGCCCCGTCCACCGGCCCGCAGCCACCCGGCACTCCCCCCGCCGGCGCTCCCACCGCCGACGCCCCGGCCCGCGTCGATCAGGACGCCGAGGCGTCCGACGATTCGAGCGTCCTCCTGGTCGGCGGCCACCTGGGCCCGACATCCGATGCCTCTGCCGACGGCATCCCCACAGAGGTCGAACAGCGCGCGAAGGCGTCCGGTGAGGGGCGCATCGTGATCGCCGGCGGGGACCAGCACGCAGAAGGGCCCTGAGGCGTTGAGCGACCGGTACGACCTCGAAAAGGCAGACGCGGCGAAGGCCGACACGGCGAAGCGCCCCGAGGCGAAGGCCGACGCGGCGACGAACGGGCAGGGCCCGTCCGACGCCGTCCAGCAGGAGGCCCGGGCCTCCGGCCAGGGCCGTATCAACCTGGCGGGGCGGGACCAGAACATCACGCAGATCGAAACCCAGAACGTCTGGGGCCCGGGCAGCGGGCCCGCACCCCGCGCGCTGGCCTCGCTGCCACCCGCCCCGCGGCTGACCGGACGCGAGGAGCGGACCGCCGAGCTCCTGACCGCGTTGGCGCCCGACGGGGCGGGCGTGACGGTGGTGACCGGACTGCCCGGCGTGGGCAAGACCGCGCTCGCGCTGCAGGCGGCGCACCGGGCCGTCGACATGGGCCGCTTCCCCGGCGGCACGCTGTTCGTTCCCCTGCGCGGTTACGACCCGGCCGGCGCGGTCAGCCCCGAACAGGCCCTGGAGTCACTGCTGCGGGCGCTCGGGGTACGAGACGGGGACCTGCCGCCGACGGTCGAGGAACAGACCGGCCTGTACCAGTCGGAACTGGCCCGTCGAGCGGAGGAGCGCGGGCCGATCCTGATCGTGGCCGACGACGCCTCCTCCCCGGCCCAGCTCCGTCTGCTGGTGCCGGCACACCCCCGCCACCGGCTCCTCGCCACGTCCCGCGACGCCCTGACCGCCCCCGACCTCCGGGCCCGTCTCCTCCCTCTGGACGAGCTCGACACCGAGTCGGCCACGGCCCTGATCGCCATCGCTCTCGCCCAGGTCCGACCCGACGACCCGCGCGCTGCGGAAGATCCGCATGCCCTGGAGCAGGTGGCCGGGCACTGCGGCCGACTCCCCCTGGCCCTGACGATCGCCGCCGCGCTGTTGACCGACGACCCGGGCCTCCCGATCGCCACCCTCGCGGACGACCTGGCCGACGCCCGCACGCGGCTGAAGACGCTCCAGCACGAGGACAGCGACGGCCGGTCCCTGGCCGTCCAGGCCGCGTTCGACCTGTCCTACCGGCGCCTCAAGGCGCGGGACGCCCGACTGTTCCGCCGACTGTCGCTCAACCCGGGGCCCGACCTGTCCCTCAAGGCCGCCACCAGCCTGAGCGGCTGGAAGGAACGAGAGACCCGCACCAGCTTGGCGGCCCTGGTCCGCGCCTGCCTGATCGGCGAACAGCCAACCGGTTCCGGCCGCTGGCGCGCCCATGACCTGATCCGCCTGTACGCGGCCGAACTACCGAGGGAGGCAGGCGAAGAGGCGGCACTGGAGCGACTACTGCTGCACTACGCCGTCACATGTGATGCGGCCGACGACCACCTGCGCGCCCTGCCGGGGCAGCCGGTACCCGACCTCTTCGCGGACCAGGCCGCCGCACTGACTTGGCTGGACGCCGAGCGGGCCAACCTCATCGCCGTGGCCCCTCACACCGTTGCAAACCACCCTCAGGGGGTCCTGCATCTGACCCTGGCCCTGGGCGTATACCTACGTCAGGGGCGTCACTTCCATGACGCCCTCGTGGTCGGCGAGCACTCCATCTGGGCAGCCCAGGCGCTGGGGGATCGCAAGGGTGAGGGCTCAGCGGCCAACAATCTCGGCAACGCCCTTCAGGAAGTTCGACGCTACGACGACGCCATCCACGCATACACCCAGGCCGTCGCCATCCACCGCGAACTCGGCAACCGCCACGGCGAAGGCGCAACGGTCAACAACCTCGGCTGCGCCCTCCAAGAAGTGCGGCGCTACGACGACGCCATCGAAGCCCACACCCAAGCCGTCGCCATCCACCGCGAGCAGAACGACCGCCGCAGAGAGGGCCAATCACTCAGCAACCTCGGCAACAGCTTCCAACAAGCACAACGCTACGACGAGGCCATCAAAACCCACACCCAAGCCCTCGCCATCTGCCGCGAACTCGGCGACCGCCACGGCGAAGGCGCAACGGTCAACAACCTCGGCTGCGCCCTCCAAGGAGTGCAACGCTACGACGACGCCATCGCAGCCCACACCCAAGCCCTCGCCATCCACCGCGAACTCGGCAACCGGTACAGCGCAGGCCAAACGCTCAACAACCTCGGCAACGCCCTCCAAGGAGTACAACGCTACGACGACGCCATCGCAGCCCACACCGAAGACCTGGCCATCTGCCGCGAGCTCGGCGATCGCCACGGCGAAGGCCAGACACTCGGCAATCTCGGCAACGCCCTCCTCCTAGCCCGACGCTATGACGACGCCATCGACGCCCATACCCGAGCGGTGGCCATATTCCGAGAGTTCGAAGACCGCCACAACGAGGAAAAGGCCCAGAGGAGTCTTGACGGGACCCTGCTTGAGGCGAGGCAGAAACGCCGAAGGCCGGGGTGGCGTCGCTGGTTCCGTCGCGGCGGTGCAGGTGGGCCCGGAGCTTGAGCCGCGAGGTTCGGGCGGTGTTCTACGGAAGGGGTACGGGTCCGGTCGAATCCACCCACCCACCCTGCGAGTTGACGCTACGTCGTCGATTTGCCACGCAGCGTCATGCACCCCTAGCCTGCGAGCAGGCTTGTGAAACAGACGACCCCCACCAAGGTGCAGCAACACCTCGCGGGGGTCTCACCATCAAGATCGAAGACTTGAAGGAGTCGATCCTCATGGCTGACGCCGAGTTTAATGACGCCTTCCACCCTCTGGCCAGCCCGGGGTACGGAAAGCGTTCCGCGCCGCAGCAGGAAGCGCGCGGGCGGCAGGACTTCGCCCACCTTCCGGCCCGCGAGGCCGCCATCGCCGCGTACCTCGACCGGTTGCCCGAGGGCAGCGACATCTCGGTGAAGACGCTGGCCAAGCACCTGCCGTACGGGCAGTGCGCCCTCCGCACCGCGCTCAACCGCATCCAGCGGGCCGGCCACCTGCGGCGCGGCCGCGAATGCCTGGGCGGACGATGGATCACCCGAACGTGGTTCACCCGAACGCCGCGCGACAGCACCTGGTGGGCCGCCTTCCAGCAGGGCGACGTACCCCGCGAGGCGAAGACGACGACGCGGTCGCGGGCCTACGTCCTGCTCGCCGCGCTCGGCCGCACGAACTCCATCCTGTCCCTGTCCCACGCCGAGTGCCGCGCGCTCGTCCCCCTCGTGGAGGAATGGTTCGGCCGGGACGCCACCGAGGACGACGTACTGCGCGCCCTCACCACCGGCCTCCCGCAGCCCGTCCACCACCCCGCCGGCCTCGTCCGCCGCCGCCTCACCGACAAACTGCCGCCGCTGCCCGTCCGGCGGACCCCCGCCCCGCTCCGCATCCTCGAATGCGGCACGTGCGGCACCCCCGGCTACGCGGACACCCTCCAGAACGGCGACTGCGGCCCCTGCCGCGGCGACCACCCCAACCCCACGCACGCCCGCACCCCCGCCCTCCCGGCCCCACGCGCGGTCCAGGCCCGGGCCGCCGCCATCCGGGACCGGATGGACGAACTGCGCACCTGATTCCGAGCGTGACCTCCAGGAGCGTTCAAGGTCAGGGCGAGACGGGTGGCGTGGTGCGCGGGAAGGAGATCTCGACGCGCCGGTTCTTCTTACGGCCCTCCTCGGTGCCGTTGTCGGCGATCGGGTAGTCCTCGCTGTAGCCGCGGATGTCGAAGGTCGTACCCGGGTCGAGACTGCGGGCCAGCACCTGCTGCACGGCGACGGCACGCTGCTTCGACAGCTTCAGACCGTGCTCGTACGTCCCCAGGTTGTCGGTGAACCCGAAGACCCGGACGCGCCCGGAACCCAGCTTGTTGATCTCCGCGGCGACGGCGGCGATACGGGCGGTGGCGGCGGACCCGAGCTTGGCACTGTTCTTGGGGAACAGGACCTCGGCCTGCAGCGCGAACGTCACGTCCACGTTGGTGTCCTGGCGACGCTGCTCACCGCCCTCCTCCTCGACGATCTGCTTGATGTCGAGAACCTTGGCGGGCGCGAGGGTGGCACCG is part of the Streptomyces sp. NBC_00250 genome and harbors:
- a CDS encoding OmpA family protein, which produces MTTTYRRLAALAIVTVALGPFAVPTAHADDPPGSAASASPPPAIDPNAPGLMLPDGATLAPAKVLDIKQIVEEEGGEQRRQDTNVDVTFALQAEVLFPKNSAKLGSAATARIAAVAAEINKLGSGRVRVFGFTDNLGTYEHGLKLSKQRAVAVQQVLARSLDPGTTFDIRGYSEDYPIADNGTEEGRKKNRRVEISFPRTTPPVSP
- a CDS encoding tetratricopeptide repeat protein; translated protein: MSDRYDLEKADAAKADTAKRPEAKADAATNGQGPSDAVQQEARASGQGRINLAGRDQNITQIETQNVWGPGSGPAPRALASLPPAPRLTGREERTAELLTALAPDGAGVTVVTGLPGVGKTALALQAAHRAVDMGRFPGGTLFVPLRGYDPAGAVSPEQALESLLRALGVRDGDLPPTVEEQTGLYQSELARRAEERGPILIVADDASSPAQLRLLVPAHPRHRLLATSRDALTAPDLRARLLPLDELDTESATALIAIALAQVRPDDPRAAEDPHALEQVAGHCGRLPLALTIAAALLTDDPGLPIATLADDLADARTRLKTLQHEDSDGRSLAVQAAFDLSYRRLKARDARLFRRLSLNPGPDLSLKAATSLSGWKERETRTSLAALVRACLIGEQPTGSGRWRAHDLIRLYAAELPREAGEEAALERLLLHYAVTCDAADDHLRALPGQPVPDLFADQAAALTWLDAERANLIAVAPHTVANHPQGVLHLTLALGVYLRQGRHFHDALVVGEHSIWAAQALGDRKGEGSAANNLGNALQEVRRYDDAIHAYTQAVAIHRELGNRHGEGATVNNLGCALQEVRRYDDAIEAHTQAVAIHREQNDRRREGQSLSNLGNSFQQAQRYDEAIKTHTQALAICRELGDRHGEGATVNNLGCALQGVQRYDDAIAAHTQALAIHRELGNRYSAGQTLNNLGNALQGVQRYDDAIAAHTEDLAICRELGDRHGEGQTLGNLGNALLLARRYDDAIDAHTRAVAIFREFEDRHNEEKAQRSLDGTLLEARQKRRRPGWRRWFRRGGAGGPGA